Proteins from a single region of Aureibacter tunicatorum:
- a CDS encoding response regulator → MSSNSPKFHSVMLVDDNEIDNLINQKMIESSNITEHIYTHTGAKSAVEFLKNIEKVEEFASQILPEVIFLDIDMPLMDGFQFLEEFEKLTAKTKERCKIVMLTSSINPQDVNKSKDYSSVKDYINKPLSHQNLENLKI, encoded by the coding sequence ATGAGCAGTAACTCTCCTAAATTTCATTCAGTCATGTTAGTCGATGATAACGAAATCGACAATTTGATTAACCAAAAGATGATTGAATCATCTAATATAACAGAGCATATATACACCCATACAGGGGCAAAAAGCGCTGTTGAATTTTTAAAAAATATAGAAAAAGTAGAGGAATTTGCGAGCCAGATTTTGCCTGAAGTCATTTTTTTGGATATTGATATGCCTTTGATGGATGGGTTTCAATTTTTGGAAGAGTTTGAAAAACTCACCGCTAAGACCAAAGAACGTTGCAAAATAGTCATGTTGACTTCTTCGATTAATCCTCAGGATGTTAATAAATCGAAAGACTACAGTTCTGTCAAGGATTATATTAATAAGCCTTTGTCTCACCAAAATCTTGAAAATTTGAAGATATAA